The Hyalangium ruber genome includes a window with the following:
- a CDS encoding metallophosphoesterase family protein, giving the protein MPRIAILSDIHGNLAALEAVLRDVETQKPDRIVCLGDTVGYGPFPRECFARVHEVAGLILAGNHELETAVPGDEGMEEDAREMALWSARALEGLEPWERMRSALVDGQAEALALRIEGKITWVHGAPEEPTLRYVWPGHRNHFLMLNSQLDQFLVELLGRFATPHGFCGHTHVPAVLTTYENRELFGISQDWNRTYTFVGPNTIFYVPLGTTMIGGLWSKKVVINPGSVGQPRDRDPRASWALYDGDLVTFRRVAYDVSATQAAIRALPVADSTRSYFADRLERGE; this is encoded by the coding sequence ATGCCGCGCATCGCGATCCTCAGCGACATCCACGGCAACCTCGCCGCGCTGGAGGCCGTGCTTCGGGATGTCGAGACCCAGAAGCCCGATCGCATCGTCTGTCTGGGCGATACGGTCGGGTACGGCCCCTTTCCTCGGGAGTGTTTCGCGCGCGTCCACGAGGTCGCGGGGCTGATCCTCGCGGGCAACCACGAGCTGGAGACGGCGGTGCCCGGGGACGAGGGCATGGAGGAGGATGCGCGGGAGATGGCGCTCTGGTCCGCGCGCGCGCTGGAGGGGCTCGAGCCGTGGGAGCGGATGCGATCGGCCCTTGTCGATGGCCAGGCCGAGGCGCTGGCGCTGCGCATCGAGGGGAAGATCACCTGGGTCCACGGCGCTCCCGAGGAGCCGACCCTGAGGTATGTCTGGCCGGGGCACCGCAACCACTTCCTGATGCTCAACTCCCAGCTCGATCAGTTCCTCGTGGAGTTGCTCGGGCGGTTCGCTACGCCGCACGGCTTCTGTGGTCACACCCATGTCCCCGCGGTGCTCACAACGTACGAGAACCGCGAGCTGTTCGGCATCTCCCAGGACTGGAACCGCACCTATACCTTCGTGGGGCCCAACACGATCTTCTACGTGCCGTTGGGCACGACGATGATTGGAGGGCTGTGGAGCAAGAAGGTGGTGATCAACCCAGGGAGCGTGGGGCAGCCCCGGGATCGAGACCCGCGCGCCTCCTGGGCGCTCTATGACGGAGATCTCGTGACCTTCCGTCGTGTCGCCTACGACGTTTCGGCGACGCAGGCCGCCATCCGCGCATTGCCCGTGGCCGATTCCACGCGGAGCTACTTCGCCGACCGGCTCGAGCGAGGGGAGTAG
- a CDS encoding choice-of-anchor A family protein: MHQTTRKNAAGLLALVVACLGLGLGGCGETQAGEQALSSTRAAVEITSGPIFLTGHDPDFHAQDDAGARRLLSKAVTYVRHGSTLPMLWVESRIAVPSGHRVGKNGLIAIGLNEGSGFIHANGAQLAAQSPSWWQTLSQRYSAIGVASDFGGTLTQAELDVLNAHKADIATFVNGGGGLLALAEGGGGAGLTQRNWFKFLPIEVVSTGNASPPYTVSAYGQSEFGLLDSDVNSPSHSHFTSDFGLNVVTRSAPTGQIMTLAGKVRITDGGFLVANAGPDQTLDATAWATPVTLNGSGSSTDDAGAPLQYRWQEGTLVLADTASPTTTVMLSPGVHTITLVVTNSRGETASDTVVITIRNTQPPSITCPESIVKPTEPGLCSAQASFPAPVAQAPVGGATVSCDHTSGSSFPAGVTPVICTVTDRLGNTASCTFTITVRDEEAPTIIPPAPTVSEVNGTCRSTLPSVIAASHVVDNCASGEDLTLTQTPPAGTSVGAGTHIITLVATDEAGNSATATTRHTVVDLTPPGRPCGACFGVRLSDYNLFVLNDYTQGTDVQGKVAAGGNIRMNNFSVGVGLADGNTANALVAGGNLTLSNGAVWGDAWHGGSLSANSVTMSRGTISQGSPIDFVYQGARLRVLSSRLANLPVNGTTVRESWGGVMLRGTDPNVNVFQVPASAFTGAVLLSIDAPGGSLAVINISGSTATFSGLGHSFAGGIDQRGVLFNFVDTAAINANGIGFWGTLLAPYADVRFSNGSFDGGLYARSMTGYAEGHINPLNDRDICQ, translated from the coding sequence ATGCATCAAACGACTCGGAAGAACGCCGCAGGCTTGTTGGCGCTGGTAGTGGCCTGTCTGGGGCTGGGGCTTGGGGGTTGCGGAGAGACGCAGGCGGGGGAGCAGGCGCTCTCCAGCACGCGCGCCGCGGTGGAGATCACCTCCGGTCCCATCTTCCTCACGGGCCATGATCCGGACTTCCACGCTCAGGACGATGCGGGCGCGCGGCGCCTGCTGAGCAAGGCGGTCACCTACGTGCGCCACGGCAGCACCCTGCCGATGCTCTGGGTGGAGTCGCGCATCGCCGTGCCCTCGGGCCACCGCGTGGGCAAGAACGGGTTGATCGCCATCGGCCTGAACGAGGGCAGTGGCTTCATCCACGCGAACGGGGCGCAGCTCGCCGCCCAGTCGCCCTCGTGGTGGCAGACGCTGTCGCAGCGCTACAGCGCCATCGGCGTGGCCTCGGACTTCGGCGGCACGCTGACGCAGGCGGAGCTCGATGTGCTCAACGCCCACAAGGCGGACATCGCCACCTTCGTCAACGGCGGTGGCGGCCTGCTGGCGCTCGCCGAGGGCGGTGGCGGCGCGGGGCTCACGCAGCGCAACTGGTTCAAGTTCCTGCCCATCGAGGTGGTCTCCACGGGCAACGCTTCGCCGCCGTACACGGTGTCGGCCTACGGGCAGAGCGAGTTCGGGCTGCTCGACAGCGACGTGAACTCTCCCTCGCACAGCCACTTCACCAGTGACTTCGGGCTCAACGTCGTGACGCGCAGCGCGCCCACCGGGCAGATCATGACGCTGGCGGGCAAGGTGCGCATCACCGACGGCGGCTTCCTGGTGGCCAACGCGGGCCCGGACCAGACGCTGGATGCCACGGCGTGGGCGACGCCCGTCACGCTGAATGGCTCGGGCTCCAGCACGGACGATGCGGGCGCGCCGCTGCAGTACCGCTGGCAGGAGGGCACGCTGGTGCTGGCCGACACGGCCTCTCCGACGACGACGGTCATGCTGTCGCCTGGGGTCCACACCATCACCCTGGTGGTGACCAACAGCCGCGGTGAGACGGCGTCCGATACGGTCGTCATCACCATCCGCAACACGCAGCCGCCCTCCATCACCTGCCCCGAGAGCATCGTGAAGCCCACGGAGCCGGGCCTGTGCAGCGCCCAGGCCTCGTTCCCGGCGCCGGTGGCCCAGGCTCCCGTGGGTGGAGCCACGGTCTCGTGCGACCACACCTCGGGCAGCAGCTTCCCGGCGGGTGTCACGCCGGTCATCTGCACGGTGACCGACCGCCTGGGCAACACCGCCAGCTGCACCTTCACCATCACGGTGCGCGACGAGGAGGCGCCGACGATCATCCCGCCCGCGCCCACCGTCTCCGAGGTGAACGGGACGTGCCGCTCGACGCTGCCGAGCGTGATCGCCGCCTCGCATGTCGTGGACAACTGCGCGTCCGGCGAGGACCTCACCCTCACGCAGACGCCGCCCGCGGGCACCTCGGTGGGCGCTGGCACGCACATCATCACCCTGGTCGCGACGGATGAGGCGGGCAACAGCGCCACGGCGACCACGCGGCACACGGTGGTGGACCTGACGCCGCCGGGCCGTCCCTGCGGGGCCTGCTTCGGGGTGCGCCTGAGCGACTACAACCTGTTCGTGCTGAACGACTACACCCAGGGCACCGACGTGCAGGGCAAGGTGGCCGCCGGTGGCAACATCCGCATGAACAACTTCTCGGTGGGCGTGGGCCTGGCGGACGGCAACACGGCCAACGCGCTGGTGGCCGGTGGCAACCTGACGCTCAGCAACGGCGCCGTCTGGGGTGACGCGTGGCACGGCGGCAGCCTCTCGGCCAACAGCGTGACGATGTCGCGGGGCACCATCAGCCAGGGCTCGCCGATCGACTTCGTCTACCAGGGCGCGCGGCTGCGCGTGCTGTCCTCGCGGCTGGCGAACCTGCCGGTCAACGGCACCACGGTGCGCGAGTCCTGGGGTGGGGTGATGCTGCGCGGCACGGATCCGAACGTGAACGTGTTCCAGGTGCCGGCGAGCGCCTTCACCGGCGCGGTGCTGCTGTCCATCGACGCGCCGGGCGGCTCGCTGGCGGTGATCAACATCTCGGGCTCCACGGCCACGTTCTCGGGGCTGGGCCACTCGTTCGCGGGCGGCATCGACCAGCGCGGGGTGCTGTTCAACTTCGTGGACACGGCGGCCATCAACGCCAACGGCATCGGCTTCTGGGGCACGCTGCTGGCGCCCTACGCCGACGTGCGCTTCAGCAACGGCAGCTTCGATGGTGGCCTCTACGCCCGGTCGATGACGGGCTACGCCGAGGGCCACATCAACCCGCTGAACGACCGCGACATCTGCCAGTAG
- a CDS encoding DUF962 domain-containing protein, whose product MTERIRTYAEFWPFYLREHANPATRWMHFVGTSAGVGLGIAAAVLGKASLVPAALVASYGMAWVSHFGIEKNRPASFKYPLWSFISDFRMLGLMATGQLGPHLERANAQAPQVLTPAFSKSETK is encoded by the coding sequence ATGACCGAGCGAATCCGCACCTACGCTGAGTTCTGGCCGTTCTACCTGCGTGAACACGCGAACCCCGCCACGCGGTGGATGCACTTCGTGGGCACCTCCGCGGGCGTGGGCCTGGGCATCGCCGCCGCCGTGCTGGGCAAGGCCTCGCTGGTGCCCGCGGCCCTCGTCGCCTCCTACGGCATGGCCTGGGTGAGCCACTTCGGCATCGAGAAGAACCGGCCGGCCAGCTTCAAGTACCCGCTCTGGTCCTTCATCTCCGACTTCCGCATGTTGGGCCTCATGGCCACGGGCCAGCTTGGCCCCCACCTGGAGCGCGCCAACGCCCAGGCGCCGCAGGTCCTGACCCCTGCTTTCTCGAAATCCGAGACCAAGTAG